A genomic region of Saccopteryx bilineata isolate mSacBil1 chromosome 1, mSacBil1_pri_phased_curated, whole genome shotgun sequence contains the following coding sequences:
- the LRFN4 gene encoding leucine-rich repeat and fibronectin type-III domain-containing protein 4: MAPLLLLLLLATGAAACPLPCVCQNLSESLSTLCAHRGLLFVPPNVDRRTVELRLADNFIQALGPPDFRNMTGLVDLTLSRNAITRIGARAFGDLESLRSLHLDDNRLVELGSSSLRGPANLQHLILSGNQLGRIAAGAFDDFLDSLEDLDLSYNNLRQVPWAGIGAMPVLHTLNLDHNLIDALPPGAFAQLGQLSRLDLTSNRLATLAPDPLFSRGRDAEASPAPLVLSFSGNPLHCNCELLWLRRLARPDDLETCASPPGLAGRYFWTVPEGEFSCEPPLIARHTQRLWVLEGQRATLRCRALGDPAPTMHWVGPDDRLVGNSSRAQAFPNGTLEIGVTGSGDAGDYTCIATNPAGEATAHVELRVLALPHGGNGSAEGGRPGPSDIAASARTAAEGEGTLEAEPAVQVTDVTATSGLVSWGLGRPADPVWMFQIQYNSSEDETLIYRIVPASSHHFLLKHLVPGADYDLCLLALSPAAGPSDLTATKLLGCAHFSTMPASPLCHTPHAHMLGGTLTVAVGGVLVAALLVFTVALLVRGRGAGNGRLPLKLSHVQSQTNGGPSPTPKTHPPRSPPPRPQRSCSLDLGDSGGCYGYARRLGGAWARRSHSVHGGLLGAGYQGVGGSSERLEESVV; this comes from the exons ATGGCCCcactgctcctgctgctgctgctggccacTGGAGCAGCTGCCTGCCCACTGCCCTGTGTCTGCCAGAACCTGTCTGAGTCGCTCAGCACCCTCTGTGCCCACCGGGGCCTGCTGTTTGTGCCACCCAATGTGGACCGGCGTACAGTGGAGCTGCGGCTGGCTGATAACTTCATCCAGGCTTTGGGGCCACCAGACTTCCGCAACATGACAGGGCTGGTGGACCTGACGCTCTCCCGCAATGCCATCACCCGCATTGGGGCCCGCGCCTTCGGGGACCTGGAGAGCCTGCGCTCCCTGCACCTGGACGACAACAGGCTGGTGGAGCTGGGCAGCAGCAGCCTGCGGGGCCCAGCCAACCTGCAGCACCTCATCCTGAGCGGCAACCAGCTGGGCCGCATCGCCGCAGGGGCCTTTGACGACTTCCTGGACAGCCTGGAGGACCTGGACCTGTCCTACAACAACCTGCGGCAGGTGCCCTGGGCCGGCATCGGCGCCATGCCTGTCCTGCACACCCTCAACCTGGACCACAACCTCATTGACGCGCTGCCTCCTGGAGCCTTTGCCCAACTTGGCCAGCTCTCCCGCCTTGACCTCACCTCCAACCGCCTGGCCACACTGGCCCCTGACCCGCTCTTCTCCCGGGGGCGTGATGCTGAGGCCTCGCCCGCCCCCCTGGTGCTGAGCTTCAGCGGGAACCCCCTGCACTGCAACTGTGAGCTGCTCTGGCTGCGGCGCCTGGCCCGGCCCGACGACTTGGAGACCTGCGCCTCCCCGCCTGGCCTGGCCGGCCGCTACTTCTGGACAGTGCCTGAGGGCGAGTTCTCCTGCGAGCCACCCCTCATCGCCCGCCACACACAGCGCCTCTGGGTGCTGGAGGGCCAGCGGGCCACGCTACGCTGCAGGGCCCTGGGGGACCCCGCTCCCACCATGCACTGGGTCGGCCCGGATGACCGGCTGGTTGGCAACTCCTCCCGAGCCCAGGCTTTCCCCAATGGAACCCTGGAGATTGGGGTGACTGGCTCTGGGGATGCAGGGGACTATACCTGCATTGCCACCAATCCTGCTGGCGAGGCCACGGCCCATGTAGAACTACGGGTGCTGGCCTTGCCCCATGGCGGGAACGGCAGCGCTGAGGGGGGCCGTCCCGGGCCCTCGGACATCGCTGCCTCAGCCCGCACTGCTGCCGAGGGCGAGGGTACGCTCGAGGCTGAGCCAGCTGTGCAGGTGACAGATGTGACCGCCACCTCAGGGCTGGTGAGCTGGGGGCTGGGACGGCCAGCAGACCCCGTGTGGATGTTCCAGATCCAGTATAACAGCAGCGAGGATGAGACCCTCATCTACAG GATTGTCCCAGCCTCCAGCCACCACTTCCTGCTGAAGCACCTGGTCCCTGGTGCCGACTATGACCTCTGCCTGCTGGCCCTGTCACCTGCTGCTGGGCCTTCGGACCTCACGGCCACCAAGCTGCTGGGCTGTGCCCACTTTTCAACAATGCCAGCCTCGCCCCTGTGCCACACCCCTCATGCCCACATGTTGGGCGGGACCCTGACCGTTGCTGTGGGGGGGGTGCTGGTGGCTGCCTTACTGGTCTTCACTGTGGCCTTGCTGGTTCGGGGCCGTGGGGCTGGGAATGGCCGCCTCCCCCTCAAGCTCAGCCACGTTCAATCTCAGACCAATGGAGGCCCCAGTCCCACACCCAAGACCCACCCGCCACGGAGCCCACCACCGCGCCCCCAGCGCAGCTGCTCCCTGGACCTAGGAGATTCCGGCGGGTGCTACGGTTATGCCAGACGCCTAGGAGGGGCCTGGGCCCGACGGAGCCACTCGGTGCACGGGGGACTGCTTGGGGCAGGgtaccagggggtggggggcagctcaGAGCGCCTGGAAGAGAGCGTGGTGTGA